TGGTAAATTGGTTGAACGTCGCTACTACGGTAGCACTGGAAGACCATGAATAGATATTGATTATACTACCACGGCAATGCTAAGAAGTACCCGGTTGTGCCGCATGCGCATGCTCAGAGTTACAGTGAACGTGAGAACATTGAAATACAGGTTCATCAACCACCATATTGTAAGTTAACCTTTGCAGAAAGAATTGTGAATATTGATGATACTAAAGAATGTTATTCTCCACGCATGTGAGGGTGATTTCAGTAGCTTTTAAGCGTGATCTCATAAGTTGTGTTTTACTCAGTATTTTCCATGGACGCCAAGCATCATACAAAATAAGCGGCAGTTATGAAACCAGTAATCAGTTTCGTAACTGCCGCTTATTTAAAATTCTAAAACGTTATTTCAAGTGTCGTTTAAACAAGGCTTAAAGTAAGTGAATCCCGTTAGCTTCGCATTGGTCAATCATGGTTTGTGGCCATAAAGCAGCTTGCACTTCACCAACATGCGCTTTGCCTAATAACAACATGCAAAGGCGTGATTGTCCAATACCACCGCCGATGGTGAAGGGAAGTTCATCATGTAAAATCATTTGATGATAGGGGAACTTGAGACGATCTTCGGCATCCGCTAACTTAAGTTGACGGGACATTGATTCGGCATCGACCCGAATACCCATGCTAGAAACTTCAAGGGCAATTTGTAGTGGTTCGTACCAGAACAAAATGTCGCCGTTTAACTGCCAATCATCGTAGTCAGGGGCGCGACCATCATGGCGTTTGCCGCTATGAAGTTCACCGCCAATTTGCATTAAGAAGACAGCCCCGAGTTTTTTACAGATGGCGTTTTCACGTTCTTTCGGAGTCATATCTGGATAGAGGTCTTCCAATTCTTGGGTGGTCATGAAGTGAATTTCATCTGGTAAATGGTGCACCGCTTGTGGGAATTTGTACCAAACTTCGTGTTCCATATGCTTAATGACTTTGAAAATGGTTTTAACAGTTTGTTTCAGGGTATCTAAGTTACGTTCATCTTTGGTGATGACTTTTTCCCAATCCCATTGGTCGACGTAAGCCGAATGAAGGTTGTCTAAATCTTCATCTTTACGAATGGCATTCATGTTAGTGTAGAGGCCAGTGTGTAATGCAAAGTTATAGCGATGCAAGGCCATCCGTTTCCATTTGGCTAATGAATGCACGATTTCAATCGTTTGATCAGGTAAGTCTTGCATTGTAAAGGAAACTGGGGTTTCAACGCCGTTTAGGTTATCGTTTAGCCCGGTTGATTTTTCAACAAACATTGGCGCTGACAAACGTGATAAGTTGAGTTCTTTACCGAATTCATCTTGGAAAGTTTCACGAATGTAACGAATGGCGGTCTGGGTTTCTTTAACGGATAACTTAGGATCATATGATTTTGGAATAATTAAATGCATAATGTGGCACTCCTTTGGGTTTTTAAATTAACAAGACGAAAAAAGTCTCCCGTCTCTTGACTAAATCAAGGGACGAAAGACTTTTTTCGCGGTACCACCCAAGTTGTTTATCTTCACAATAAACCAGCTTTAAATAGCGTACTAACATACGCCACCGATGATAACGTACCGGCCAACGACTAATCCTACTTTAACTAAGTTATTTCAGTTAGCAACTAAGAAAGTGTTTTTCGGCTAATTCAAGGTCTGATCAGGTTTCCACTAAGCCCTGATTCACTGGCAGGTTGAATTAACGTACTCCTCTTTCCTCCGTTTTTTATCTTGTGTCATTAATATTAGCACTCATTTTTAAAAAGTAAACCCTAAAATTAAAATTCAGCGAGTGATTATGGCCGACTTTCTCATTTAATCATTGAGGTTATAGCGCAATTTCATTTGTTCAGAACCGGAAATGACCATATCACCTAATAATTTGGTTTGGCGGCGCATCGATTCGTCAGCTAATTGTTGGTTAGCAGCGGCTAAATAGGTTTGAATCTTAGTCTGCCGGCTTAGGCCAGCGTCGGTGGTATGTTGAATCTGACGATAAGCGCTCATGGTGTTTAAGTCAAAACTATTCCGCATATCGACGTAAAAATCGTAGTTGGTATCGCCTAATAGGGCAGTGGTACAGCTTAACCAGTACATATTATTCAAGTTAAAGGTACCATCCGCATCTTTATAGCTGGCAGGGGTATCGGTGACATTTGAGTAAAATGGTACGACGGTGTTAAACGTATTGGCACCAAATGCAAGCCAATGAATTCCAGCAATTTCAGCAGGGACATGATTCCGAATCTGCAAAATATGCACATCATGATTACGATTAATCCCAATCGGTCGGAACAAGGTCTTATCTGCCTCGTTACCACTACCGTAAACATCGTATTTCGTATTTT
This region of Lactobacillus sp. CBA3605 genomic DNA includes:
- the asnA gene encoding aspartate--ammonia ligase, with product MHLIIPKSYDPKLSVKETQTAIRYIRETFQDEFGKELNLSRLSAPMFVEKSTGLNDNLNGVETPVSFTMQDLPDQTIEIVHSLAKWKRMALHRYNFALHTGLYTNMNAIRKDEDLDNLHSAYVDQWDWEKVITKDERNLDTLKQTVKTIFKVIKHMEHEVWYKFPQAVHHLPDEIHFMTTQELEDLYPDMTPKERENAICKKLGAVFLMQIGGELHSGKRHDGRAPDYDDWQLNGDILFWYEPLQIALEVSSMGIRVDAESMSRQLKLADAEDRLKFPYHQMILHDELPFTIGGGIGQSRLCMLLLGKAHVGEVQAALWPQTMIDQCEANGIHLL